In the Desulfuromonadaceae bacterium genome, TTTTTTGTGGCGCACCAACCGGCGAACCACTGCCGGTATACGCGTAGTCATAGAACAGCCCGCCAAGTTTGATCGACATACGCGGATTGACATCAAAAATATAATACGCTTCGTAAACTTCGCCCCGTACAGCCAGCTTGCTGCCAAGCATATCATCCTGCGCCTGGGTGAACGGAGTCCAGTATTTCGAGCCATAGTTATATTCGAAACCGACCTTCCCCATCGGTGCCGGTACCTGCACACCAACATAGACACCGTAACCGTCCTGAGCTGAATCATCAGCAACTGTGTTGGTTGGCACCATCATGAAGTTATCATTGACACTGTCCCCATCGGTGTCAATACCAACCGCCTTATAGACATTGTCAGAACCCATGCCGCCAAACATACCTGCTTTACCATTGGACTTCAGCTCAGTATAGCCGAGCGAAGCGAAATACTTGATACCATTATCTTCTTCGCGGCCCAGCCCGAGACCGATGAGCTTCATGTCACCGATAACGGTGGAAGGCTGATAACGAGTGACAAAGTTCATGTTTGGGAAGTTCTGCATGTCCTGGTTCATGGTTGGAGCAAAGAGTGGAGCAAATTCAGTTGGGAAAGCAAAGGTTCCCTTGAACCCGTCATTGACATCCTGCGCTGCAAAGGCGGTTAACTGAATAAAGTTGGTGCCGTCGGCAAGAATATCGATATTGAATCCACCGAGATGCGTGTCCTTGGTCACGATATTGTTAAACATTTCACCGTTACCCTGCTCCGACTCAAAACCCTGGCCGTAGCAGAAGCGGATATTCATACCCTCAAGAATATCGCCGAGGTCGTAACCTACAGTGATGCCGTCAAAGTTGAAGTGAACCAGGTGACCCGAGGGAGTCCCGCCGCGCATTTCGTTTTCACGATACTGGCTGGGGGAGCCATAAGTCGAAGGACGACGACCAATTGAAAGATAAAATGGAGTTCCGCCAATATCTTTCCAGTTAAAGTAGGCACGCTCAACCCGGAGGAAGTCACCGGTGGTGTTACCGCCATCAGTACCGTCCTGAGTAAAAGCATCCCAGGAATCAAACACCTTAACGCCAGTGGAATCGCCCCACCCTTTATACATTGCCAAACGACCAGAGAAATCAACGTTGTCGTAAACTTTGGCTTTCATGTTGAGACGCAGGCGGGTGGTGTAAGCAATATCATTATTGATGTCAGAGACTGCATGCTTGGGATAAAGCATCGGCATGTAGCCTACACCAACAGAGGCTCCACCACCAAACGCACCCATCATGGTTCCGATCTGACTAAAGAGCTCTGGGTAGTGGGTAGCAACAGCAGCAAAGGCCTGTTCAGTTGAACTCACAGGAATACCTGGCGGAAGGTTTTCCGGGTTAAATGCACCATAGTTGTCGGCGAAAAGATTAGTAAAAAAATCATCCATATCAACCGCTACGCCGGGGCTCCAAGTGATATTTTTATAGTGTAGAGAATCCGCCTTGGTGCGCAGGTCGCCGGTAAAAGTAATCCGGTCAGTCGCCGTATGAACCTCGTTCGCATCGATACGGTCATTAAGGTCCCCAATCTCGGCGACCAACGCATCAAGTTTCTTCTGCAGATCGTCAACATTTGATGCCGCCAGCAGCGAAGCGGGGCATGCCAGCAGAACCGCCAGCAACACAACAAACAGTTTAGTCATTGTCAATCTCCTTCTAAATAGAAAACATTAACCACAGGTCTGTGGCTGGTCGGAATCCTTGGCATGGTTGAACAGAAACTGATTGATATCTTTCATCTGCTTGTCGTCGATATCTTTCCATGCAGCCGGGTCATGCTGTTTTTTGTCAAAAAAACGATCCCACTGTTTCATGGTCTTGCTCAATGGAGTGATTTTGCCTCCGGCAGCACCATCTTCATGACATACCTTGCAATTTTTTTTGAACAGGTACTTCCCTTTTTTCGGATTGCCACCTTCGATGGCCAAAGCCAGATTGGCAGTGAATGCAAGCAGTACGAGTGAAACGATAATCTTGCCTGACAGTTTCATGATTTTCCTCCGTCCTGGTTGAGACCCTTCTCTAACTGAACAGAATGAGGTGGGTCGAGTTTTTTAT is a window encoding:
- a CDS encoding cytochrome c, with the translated sequence MKLSGKIIVSLVLLAFTANLALAIEGGNPKKGKYLFKKNCKVCHEDGAAGGKITPLSKTMKQWDRFFDKKQHDPAAWKDIDDKQMKDINQFLFNHAKDSDQPQTCG
- a CDS encoding DUF3373 domain-containing protein — translated: MDDFFTNLFADNYGAFNPENLPPGIPVSSTEQAFAAVATHYPELFSQIGTMMGAFGGGASVGVGYMPMLYPKHAVSDINNDIAYTTRLRLNMKAKVYDNVDFSGRLAMYKGWGDSTGVKVFDSWDAFTQDGTDGGNTTGDFLRVERAYFNWKDIGGTPFYLSIGRRPSTYGSPSQYRENEMRGGTPSGHLVHFNFDGITVGYDLGDILEGMNIRFCYGQGFESEQGNGEMFNNIVTKDTHLGGFNIDILADGTNFIQLTAFAAQDVNDGFKGTFAFPTEFAPLFAPTMNQDMQNFPNMNFVTRYQPSTVIGDMKLIGLGLGREEDNGIKYFASLGYTELKSNGKAGMFGGMGSDNVYKAVGIDTDGDSVNDNFMMVPTNTVADDSAQDGYGVYVGVQVPAPMGKVGFEYNYGSKYWTPFTQAQDDMLGSKLAVRGEVYEAYYIFDVNPRMSIKLGGLFYDYAYTGSGSPVGAPQK